The following coding sequences are from one Triticum dicoccoides isolate Atlit2015 ecotype Zavitan chromosome 4A, WEW_v2.0, whole genome shotgun sequence window:
- the LOC119286069 gene encoding HVA22-like protein a, with the protein MCSRSLLNVLAKNFDVLAGPLVALAYPLYASVKAIETKSSVDDQQWLTYWVLYSLITLFELTFTSIIEWLPFWSSMKLIFISWLVLPYFSGAAYVYQNYVRPVFVRNHMISIWYVPQKKGLLCNSDDFLTALDKYIEENGPEALKKLADKAGKSSRQSGKLWKGLKELKSLKEFKKAKASKDTKASKASKDSKEQKKAPKCSEEPKKALKDSKELKRSLEDWKELKKSLKDRKEPEAKDSNERQPKMSDKRVTFAEVEAEKEFKASNSNWHPTSDYGSAYPEHYSWNRSFIIFDDEHSYRN; encoded by the exons ATGTGCTCCAGATCTTTGCTCAATGTTCTCGCCAAGAACTTCGATGTTCTTGCAGG GCCTTTGGTTGCACTAGCTTATCCTTT GTATGCTTCAGTTAAGGCAATTGAAACCAAATCCTCTGTGGATGATCAGCAATGGCTCACATATTGGGTGTTATATTCATTAATAACACTCTTCGAGCTGACATTCACATCAATTATTGAATG GCTTCCCTTTTGGTCCTCCATGAAGTTGATCTTCATTTCCTGGCTGGTCTTGCCCTACTTCAGTGGTGCAGCCTAtgtgtaccaaaattatgtgaggcCTGTGTTTGTTAGGAATCATATGATTAGCATTTGGTATGTCCCTCAGAAAAAGGGTCTTCTCTGTAATTCAGACGACTTCCTCACAGCACTTGATAAGTACATTGAAGAAAATGGACCTGAAGCACTGAAGAAATTGGCAGACAAG GCTGGCAAGTCATCTAGACAGTCTGGAAAATTGTGGAAAGGGTTGAAAGAATTAAAATCGCTGAAGGAGTTTAAAAAAGCAAAGGCATCAAAAGATACAAAAGCCTCGAAGGCGTCAAAGGATTCAAAAGAGCAGAAGAAGGCGCCGAAATGCTCCGAAGAACCAAAAAAGGCACTGAAAGATTCAAAAGAACTAAAGCGGTCATTGGAAGACTGGAAAGAGCTGAAGAAATCACTGAAAGATCGAAAAGAGCCGGAGGCGAAAGATTCAAATGAACGTCAACCGAAGATGAGCGACAAACGTGTGACATTCGCGGAGGTGGAGGCTGAGAAAGAATTCAAGGCCTCCAACAGTAACTGGCATCCAACCTCCGATTATGGCAGCGCATACCCTGAGCACTACTCATGGAACCGCAGCTTTATAATCTTCGACGATGAACATAGTTACCGGAACTAG